cacacatatatatactTACATACATAAATACTCACATACATATATACTTACATAAATGTATGTTCAGGCACATAAACACACCCAGACAGACACCTTGCGAAACGTCAACAATATCAAGATCAATGTATATGTGCTACAATAAGTAGGCTAAACCCACCAACTTTGAAGTGATGTTATTTATGGCAGCCTTTTGGAGACTATTTTAGGCTTAGCCTACACTACTTTTTATTGAACTCGgctatttctatatttattacatGTCAGGTGACTACTTTCCAGTGACGTGGCCTTGCTACACTGTTAGGCTTATTGTTGAAATGAAATTGCTCTGATTATCGTGATCCACATTTTTTGTGTTGTTGTTTTCATATCTTCGAATATTGTTGAGAACTACTTCAATTTTATGAGAGAATTTGGAGCGAGTTAGTTTGGTTATTCAATGTGACGCAATTGCAAGAGAGAcaagttttattcatttatgagaGGGGTCAGTCTTTGTAAATTGAGTAAATTGAATTCTCTCTTTGAAATCTTTGAAATCATCGATTTACGAATGATACATCAGCACGTCTGAAATACTGGACTGTTTGatcttccggtagtcgcgccctactcaatcacacgatcagtcgcgtgttgtaatttgtacaacatccaattttccaagtgttatgtactctgtttactgtcaaaacatattaattaattgtgtaattactttctccatcttcttggattatttacgcctatgaacatttgaatGATTACCATTTAATatcccaataaggtacatcaagcaaagctatcaattctgtgttattggttcgtttacagtcctcgtatacagtctttccctatcttatgcactgtggcgactaaatggcacctaaagactgaaccattgctcggttgatactgcaactcagttgagtgatgggggaaaagttttggaatgcattggtgactcattcactgacaccaccccattcaattatgtttgtgcagcaaaaactgacactgttgtactttttacaaaagcgcgactgccggaaggttaacttGATTTTTTCACGGTTcacctgctatagtgaggtccacgttataatggcagtggggaaagagataggagaaaaacgttgtcgacattctgtcttgtcaatgccgtCAATGCTTgttgctgatacaggtttattaaattaatattaattgttcattctcgtttaaaataatcaattatattttattaagctggGAATTatgtttctcaataatttaatgatgagttttcataattaagatggaatattttgttgattaattattaattctacattgttaaaagacgatctggcaacagagcaaagcgagaaagagatatagtgctatccgctttgttgaatgatagacaaggatagcaataccattgctaatcaaacactgtcattataacgttggCCTCAGTATAGCAGGTGAACCgtgaataatttcaagttaaacaGTCCAGTacttcagacatgatgatgcgtcattcgtgaattccctatcccgtacttgtatTAGCCGATGTTTTCCTTCAATGTCTTAATATGTTCTATACTTTGGCGAATGATGTAAACTGTTCATGTGTTTTTGAATTATGTACTAAACTTTGACGTGTACATGCAAATCGAAACTTTGTGAtgatatatagataattttgatcatagttttgattttaggtattattcatttatttatacattgatatgtacaatatcattctcaactatgaatgattggggaaggaacaacaggcttagaGCCCATTACTgctcctttcccaaatttagatataaattgtccaaaaataggttatgtttacacttcatgatttttatccaatttgcATGAGCTGAATAAGttgaatttcaatgaaaatggaaaagttgTATGAGAGGTGGGAAAGAAAATGAGTAAATTCTTCTAATCAATGATATTCAAACTCCATTGATTGTCCATCCAGAGATTATAGTCTCCTACAGAGCAAgtcattgattattttgaatactGCTGTGGACTTTTTCTTATTTGAGTAATCACTAGTAGTTcggcgaacagtagacctcgctcatgaattgcctacaactttcaaactaatgagaagggccttcaagaaagtacagtatattgtgaagttTATCCATGTCGtcaattattttctccattgaaagtgctaaagacattgtttccagggacaccggacttataagtgtctctcaaggaggtaccttcatattgtccccatatttacaatattacaacttttcttacaatcaattataagaaatcggtcaactgatagaaaaatggaatatgcagtaggcaatttagacgatgaatcgtctcacagacgatagtgagacggaaaatgattataaataagatgggtttgattgtgacaatgacaggaggttgctaataatgtttttcatgaaaagtggattcaatgttatgacggcttgttatgcctatgcagaatgtttatgCTCACAAGTCGGTCTCCGATCTAATACTAAAACGAAAACAAGAGCTAACTGACTAAGCTGTGATGTCCCCGGCCGGttcggtaggtctagaaactattcatctatgaaacaaGGAAATATCTTGTTGAAAAGGAAAGAAGAAATGGGtgcaatcaagtgagaagttttcttcaattaataaatacagtatgatttggaaCGGCTCAGACGTTCCTCTTCCTCACCGTATGTTCTACTCCTTCTTCCCCCTCTCCTAAATTCTCTTCGTTTTTTCATCCTCTTCTAGACACTCTCCTACACCCCcctgatcttcttcttcttctagtacTAGACTCTCCTCATCTTTTTTCTTCCCCCTTCTCTCGTACGCTTTCCTGATCTACGCTTTTCCTCTGAcgatcttctccttcttcctctcctacattctctttgttttttcttcctcttccagACTCTCCTGATACTCTTCCCCCTTCTCTCCTACGCTCTCCTGATCCACGCTCTTCCTCTcccaatcttcttcttcttcttcctctcaattctccttcttctctcataatattattataaataaatccatTGGAAGGCAGTAACAAGGCAAAGAATCGTTGTTCTCTCATGTTCCTCCACTGTCATCATAGGGTGGAAATCGCCATAGTCTGTCTAGTCTGTCCGTGGGGTCCTATCTGaccgaatcccaaaaggtcgaagGTACTTTCTCATATAGTCGAAtcccatctagccgatgagattcgatcaattgcgacaaactacaaattttttctatcaaatgggattcgactgtttgagaatcggtcagatggggaAAAcaaatcttcgaccttttgcgacagttgagattggccaaatgggattactattaaaacttttcgatcatatTTGAGATTCGACCATTTGAGAAAGTACAAGTTTTTtggcatgccaaatgaccgattcccatttactcgaaattattattttgtcgcaaaaaatcgaaaattgaagattcccaaatagtagaattgaaacttataCTTCCCCAAATGGTCggatcccaaatgatcgaaaaggtttaatagtaatcccatttggctaaaaatctcaactgtcacaaaaggtcgaagatttgatttgcacatctgaccgattctcaaatgGTCCATTCCTATTTGGTAGAAAAGTGTTTTAGTTTGTtgcaaatgatcgaatctcatcggctagatgggattcgaccatatgggaaagtatactttCGTCCTTTTGAGATTCGACTATTTGAGACAAGctgcaacatttttctatcaaatgggattcgactgtttgagaatcggtcagatgggaaaatgaaatcttcgaccttttgcgacagctgagattttcggccaaatgggattactattaaaacttttcgatcatttgggattcgaccatttgggaaagtacaagtttcaattctaccatttgggaatcttcaattttcgatcttttgcgacaaaataataatttcggccaaatgggaatcggtcatttggcatgccaccaaactattcatctatgaaacagggaaatatcgtgttgaaaagggaagaaatggtgcaatcaagtgagaagtttccttcaattaataaatacagtatgatttggagcggctcagacgtttcaaggtttaccgctgacaactcttgtcctctatcgatagcattccaacgataccattcattcaatacagcacattttagagcggtacaatttatattaaaaccaGAAGTCTTATcgaaaatcgttacacatacgtttctgcgccttgtttcgcaagaacttgtataccaaatttcatccaaatcagacaataactgcgactgtaactgagGTActcggtacaaacaaacaaacagacaaaagccgatcaaGTCggaactaagacctcagcttcgcttcggtcaattattcacCCGAAACAAAAAGtagaagaatgataaataaTACTGTAAGCCTTGTCACAAATTGTGACGAGACGTGACGTGTTAATGCTATGAAAGACTATCCGAGActatttagagaggcttttagtgactattttcaaaaatggattCAAAGGTTTCCGAAATAACACATCTAAACACACACAGATCTTGAAAAAATTCATTTACAAATTCAATCACATTCCACTATTTACAAGTTGTTTTTCAGTATAAATTAGGTAGAAAATAAGCGTTGTTCCTAGTTGTTGTCATTTGTTCATCTCTTGTAATATCCTCCATAACCTCCGTAAGGATAACCATGACCGTATCCTCCGTAATGACCTAGATTGTACTGATAGGCATGTCCGTATCCATAGTAAGGCGATCTGTATTTTCCGTAGTAGTAAGGATATCCGTATCCATAGGTTTTGTAGACTGGGTAGTGTTCCTGGTATCTGTGGGAGTAGGAGGTCGCTCCATATGGATAGTATCCTTTCAATCCGTATCCGTAGCCGCCGTATCCTGCTCCATATCCTCCATAGCCTCCATATCCACCTGGaattaaacaatttttcaattattaattttcgtcaca
The genomic region above belongs to Nilaparvata lugens isolate BPH chromosome 5, ASM1435652v1, whole genome shotgun sequence and contains:
- the LOC111051431 gene encoding prisilkin-39; this encodes MKLLIFLVLAVVGWVSAEIKLTEETRPVKVEKSDDLETGSSEHDLQASPYSYANAYGYHGGALGLYGNPFGYGGWYPYAQPYSHGLYGGYGGYGGYGAGYGGYGYGLKGYYPYGATSYSHRYQEHYPVYKTYGYGYPYYYGKYRSPYYGYGHAYQYNLGHYGGYGHGYPYGGYGGYYKR